A single genomic interval of Peribacillus sp. FSL H8-0477 harbors:
- a CDS encoding SA1362 family protein codes for MNRSISSYIVYGIVILGLIGLVSRILYSPGQLFKQVLIMAITAGIVYVIYKRLTKGKPEKKEQRAFLKAAKRSKKRLKQRSGSNSRDNIASFSVAKSKKTIKPRKKSDIHLTVIEGKKNKKKNRALF; via the coding sequence TTGAATCGTTCAATTTCATCATATATTGTCTATGGAATAGTAATTCTTGGACTGATTGGCTTAGTCAGCCGTATTCTTTATAGCCCGGGGCAGTTATTCAAACAGGTTTTAATCATGGCGATTACAGCAGGAATTGTTTACGTAATTTATAAGCGGTTAACAAAGGGTAAGCCTGAAAAAAAAGAGCAGCGTGCATTTTTAAAAGCAGCCAAAAGATCTAAAAAACGGCTAAAACAAAGATCAGGCAGTAACAGCCGCGATAATATAGCTAGTTTTTCTGTTGCTAAATCAAAGAAAACAATCAAGCCACGAAAAAAATCTGACATTCATCTAACGGTTATTGAGGGAAAAAAAAATAAAAAGAAAAATCGGGCTCTTTTCTAA
- a CDS encoding patatin-like phospholipase family protein: protein MIIDGVFSGGGIKGFAMVGALQVLEDRGFVINQTAGTSAGSIVAALIAAGYSGKDIQRLLSTVNMSHLLDKRNFLKIPFAEWLLLYWKLGLYKGEALEHWIAEILSKKGLVTFGDIPPQSLRIITSDITNGRLVVLPDDLPKYGINPHSFSIAKAVRMSCSIPYFFEPVKLKINKVDTLFVDGGVLSNFPMWLFESEHIRKVRPVIGLKFTSDADLDQVGKIDNAIEMFGALFKTMKDAHDSRHISKKLAKNIMFIPMKDVSGTDFMLTEQRKEELIERGREFAYTFLKTWTY from the coding sequence ATGATTATTGATGGAGTGTTTTCAGGAGGAGGCATAAAGGGCTTTGCTATGGTGGGAGCTCTTCAGGTATTAGAGGACAGGGGTTTTGTTATTAATCAGACCGCAGGAACGAGTGCAGGATCCATTGTAGCCGCTTTAATTGCTGCAGGTTACTCTGGGAAGGATATCCAAAGACTGCTTTCAACCGTTAATATGAGTCATTTACTTGATAAACGAAATTTTCTTAAGATCCCTTTTGCTGAATGGCTATTATTGTACTGGAAGCTTGGCTTATATAAGGGAGAAGCGCTCGAACATTGGATTGCGGAAATTCTTTCTAAAAAAGGATTGGTTACTTTTGGGGATATCCCGCCGCAATCGCTTAGAATTATCACATCTGATATTACGAACGGCAGGCTGGTTGTTCTGCCTGATGATTTACCTAAATATGGTATTAATCCTCATTCATTTTCTATTGCAAAAGCTGTACGAATGAGCTGTAGTATCCCTTATTTTTTTGAACCAGTAAAATTGAAAATCAACAAAGTAGATACCCTCTTTGTAGATGGAGGTGTCCTTAGTAATTTTCCCATGTGGTTGTTTGAATCCGAACATATTAGAAAAGTTCGGCCAGTTATCGGGTTGAAATTCACCAGTGATGCAGACTTGGATCAGGTGGGAAAGATTGATAATGCCATTGAGATGTTTGGTGCCCTTTTTAAAACCATGAAGGATGCCCATGATTCCCGGCATATCTCAAAAAAACTTGCTAAAAATATTATGTTTATCCCAATGAAAGATGTTTCAGGTACAGACTTTATGCTGACAGAACAGCGAAAAGAAGAGCTCATTGAACGTGGAAGGGAATTTGCTTACACATTCCTAAAAACTTGGACATATTAA
- the splB gene encoding spore photoproduct lyase: MKPFSPQLVYIEPRALEYPLGRELKEKFEQLGTEIRQTTSHNQIRDLPGDNDFQKYRVAKSTLVVGIRKTLKFDTSKPSAEYAIPLATGCMGHCHYCYLQTTLGSKPYIRTYVNLDEIFAAAQGYMDERAPEITRFEAACTSDIVGIDHLTHSLKKTIEFIGQTEYGQLRFVTKFHHVDHLLDAKHNGKTRFRFSINSRYVIKNFEPGTSSFEERMEAARKVAKAGYPLGFIVAPIYRHDDWQGGYRELFERLSAALEGVETPGLTFELIQHRFTGPAKKVIEKNYPKSKLQLDESKRKYKWGRYGIGKYVYKTEEAAELETVIRGYVKEFFPDSVVQYFT; encoded by the coding sequence ATGAAACCATTTAGCCCGCAATTAGTTTACATTGAGCCCCGTGCTCTTGAGTATCCGCTTGGTCGTGAATTAAAGGAAAAGTTTGAACAGTTAGGAACAGAAATCAGGCAGACGACCTCACATAATCAGATTCGAGACCTTCCAGGTGACAATGATTTTCAAAAGTACCGAGTTGCTAAATCAACACTTGTCGTTGGAATAAGAAAAACCTTGAAATTTGATACATCAAAGCCCTCTGCAGAATATGCTATCCCGTTAGCGACAGGTTGTATGGGACATTGTCATTACTGTTATTTGCAAACGACGCTTGGTTCGAAGCCGTATATCCGGACATACGTCAACTTAGATGAAATCTTTGCAGCGGCTCAAGGTTATATGGATGAGCGGGCGCCGGAAATTACCCGATTTGAGGCCGCTTGTACATCAGATATTGTAGGAATTGACCATTTAACACATTCACTCAAAAAAACGATTGAGTTTATCGGTCAAACTGAATATGGCCAGCTGCGTTTCGTGACCAAATTCCATCATGTCGATCATTTACTTGATGCGAAGCATAATGGGAAGACACGTTTTCGCTTTAGTATTAATTCTCGATACGTCATTAAAAATTTTGAACCGGGAACATCCAGCTTTGAAGAAAGAATGGAAGCTGCCCGTAAAGTAGCAAAGGCAGGTTATCCGCTTGGTTTTATCGTAGCACCCATTTACAGACACGATGATTGGCAGGGGGGTTACAGAGAGCTCTTTGAACGACTTTCAGCTGCATTAGAAGGGGTAGAGACACCAGGATTAACCTTTGAGTTAATTCAGCATCGGTTCACAGGGCCGGCCAAAAAGGTCATAGAAAAAAATTATCCAAAATCAAAACTTCAACTGGATGAATCAAAACGGAAATATAAATGGGGTCGGTACGGAATCGGGAAGTATGTCTATAAAACGGAAGAAGCAGCGGAGTTAGAGACCGTTATAAGAGGGTATGTGAAAGAGTTTTTCCCAGATTCAGTGGTTCAGTATTTTACGTAA
- a CDS encoding alpha/beta hydrolase family protein, with protein MPKIIIENCIVDNIPILSIYQSELKKCPLIFFLHGYGEDCEQALDFGYMLAKKGFYYVSIDCKDHGMRKVNTETNKFSNVFPPDTGLDSYVHMHEVIEQSAFDIQNLIEYFKSRDEIDKNKIGISGFSMGGYSTFYIAANNPDIKVAVPIAGKPSFTKAWKDSILSTSTYEQWKEPIQLAEKEIAKRTDYIEMIDPFEKLSNFSPKPLLMINGDQDTDSLFTYSLKLYEKLLPLYAEQPENLRLSMPFVDHQFNYYMKLEACNWFVKHLGSHY; from the coding sequence ATGCCAAAAATAATAATAGAAAATTGCATAGTGGATAACATACCGATTTTGAGTATTTATCAAAGTGAATTAAAAAAATGCCCATTAATCTTTTTTCTTCATGGATATGGAGAAGATTGTGAGCAAGCATTAGATTTTGGTTATATGCTTGCAAAAAAAGGGTTTTATTATGTTAGTATCGACTGCAAAGACCATGGTATGAGGAAAGTGAACACCGAGACCAACAAATTTTCTAACGTATTTCCACCAGATACTGGACTTGATTCTTATGTTCATATGCATGAAGTAATTGAACAGTCTGCATTCGATATACAAAATCTCATTGAATATTTTAAAAGTAGAGATGAGATTGATAAGAATAAAATAGGAATATCAGGTTTTTCTATGGGAGGGTATTCAACATTTTATATCGCAGCAAATAATCCTGATATTAAAGTTGCGGTTCCAATAGCTGGAAAGCCATCTTTTACAAAAGCATGGAAAGATAGTATCCTTTCAACTAGTACTTATGAACAATGGAAAGAACCGATTCAGCTTGCAGAAAAAGAAATAGCAAAAAGAACAGATTACATTGAAATGATAGATCCATTTGAAAAGTTGAGTAATTTTTCACCAAAACCATTACTAATGATCAATGGTGATCAAGATACAGATTCACTATTTACTTATTCATTAAAACTCTATGAAAAGTTGTTACCGTTGTACGCTGAACAGCCAGAAAATCTTCGACTAAGCATGCCTTTTGTCGATCACCAATTTAATTATTATATGAAGCTTGAAGCTTGCAATTGGTTTGTAAAGCATCTAGGTAGTCACTATTAG
- a CDS encoding vitamin B12-dependent ribonucleotide reductase, translating to MSVVVQKEISLNVESLNKDISLFPQVHPITPEMNMTHKGVSRLVMIDRYSFKDTEKITLSIGDFVVLTIKEDPKFPARGLGYIVNIDWESKRAQVLVEKEFLGALDTQEELETGIVNRPLDVIEKPLEIYYEQIAKRNATGLASVETTEAKRQEWFEKFYNELADLNFVPAGRVLYGAGAETDVTYFNCYVMPFVADSREGISEHRKQVMEIMSRGGGVGTNGSTLRPRNTLAKGVNGKSSGSVSWLDDIAKLTHLVEQGGSRRGAQMIMLTDWHPDIAEFIISKMQNPRILRFLMANTKDPKIKKHASDKLKFTPLTEQEEAMYQGILNYKQIPGLGGFNEKIIHDAEERLETGGTYTVHNPDFLTGANISICLTKEFMEAVENDGTYDLRFPDVESYDAEEMKIYNEEWHKIGDVREWEKLGHKVRVYRTIKAKELWNLINICATYSAEPGIFFIDNANDMTNAKAYGQQVVATNPCGEQPLAPYSVCNLAAVNLAEMADKESKTVNFEKLKQTVEVGVRMQDNVIDATPYFLAENKHQALGERRVGLGVMGLHDLLIYCETEYGSEAGNMLVDKVFETIAETAYRTSVKLAEEKGSFPFLTSESDTEEAELRNRFINTGFMKKMPEDIRDSILEHGIRNSHLLTVAPTGSTGTMVGVSTGLEPYFSFTYFRSGRLGKFIEVKADIVQEYLDQHPETDPNKLPEWFVSSMELSPEAHADVQCIIQRWIDSSISKTVNAPKGYTVEQVEQVYQRLYKGGAKGGTVYVDGSRDSQVLTLKAEENVFSDTKEESVVEEKKKVVLVDTINELRSTNVTIGSEVGNTCPVCRKGEIKEMGGCNTCTNCGAQLKCGL from the coding sequence ATGTCCGTTGTTGTACAAAAAGAAATAAGCCTGAATGTAGAAAGTTTAAATAAGGATATTTCACTATTTCCTCAGGTCCATCCAATTACCCCAGAAATGAATATGACTCATAAAGGTGTTTCAAGACTAGTAATGATTGACCGTTACTCGTTTAAAGATACAGAAAAAATTACACTCTCTATTGGTGATTTTGTCGTTTTAACCATTAAGGAAGATCCGAAATTCCCAGCAAGAGGACTTGGATACATTGTAAATATTGATTGGGAAAGCAAACGCGCACAGGTATTAGTGGAAAAAGAATTCCTCGGTGCACTAGATACCCAAGAAGAGTTAGAAACAGGAATCGTTAACCGCCCACTTGATGTTATTGAAAAGCCGCTTGAAATTTACTATGAACAAATAGCCAAAAGAAATGCAACAGGACTAGCCTCTGTTGAAACGACAGAAGCAAAACGTCAAGAATGGTTTGAAAAGTTCTATAATGAACTTGCTGACTTGAACTTTGTTCCTGCTGGAAGGGTCCTGTATGGAGCTGGTGCAGAAACGGATGTTACGTATTTTAATTGTTATGTTATGCCTTTCGTAGCTGATTCAAGAGAAGGAATCTCTGAACACCGTAAACAAGTCATGGAAATTATGAGCCGTGGAGGCGGTGTCGGCACAAACGGGTCAACGCTCCGCCCAAGGAATACGCTTGCTAAAGGTGTTAATGGTAAATCTTCCGGGTCGGTTTCATGGCTCGATGATATTGCTAAGCTGACACATCTAGTGGAACAAGGCGGAAGCCGTCGTGGAGCACAAATGATTATGCTGACGGATTGGCATCCTGATATTGCTGAGTTCATCATCTCTAAAATGCAAAATCCACGAATTCTCCGTTTCTTAATGGCGAATACAAAAGATCCAAAGATTAAAAAACATGCGAGCGATAAATTGAAATTTACGCCGCTGACTGAACAAGAAGAGGCCATGTATCAAGGGATTTTAAACTATAAACAAATTCCAGGGTTGGGTGGATTTAATGAAAAAATCATTCATGATGCCGAGGAACGTTTAGAAACTGGCGGTACTTATACAGTTCATAATCCGGATTTCCTAACAGGGGCTAATATTTCAATCTGTCTGACCAAGGAATTCATGGAAGCTGTCGAAAATGACGGGACGTATGATCTGCGATTCCCAGATGTAGAATCTTACGATGCTGAGGAAATGAAGATTTATAATGAAGAATGGCATAAAATCGGCGATGTTCGTGAGTGGGAAAAACTCGGCCATAAAGTCCGTGTATATCGTACCATCAAAGCTAAAGAACTTTGGAACTTAATTAATATTTGTGCGACCTATTCAGCAGAGCCTGGTATTTTCTTTATTGATAATGCGAATGACATGACGAATGCGAAAGCATACGGTCAGCAAGTAGTGGCAACAAACCCTTGTGGAGAACAGCCTCTAGCACCTTATTCAGTGTGTAATCTTGCTGCGGTCAATCTTGCAGAAATGGCTGACAAAGAGAGTAAAACCGTGAACTTTGAGAAATTGAAACAAACGGTTGAGGTTGGAGTCAGGATGCAGGATAATGTCATCGATGCCACGCCTTACTTCTTAGCAGAAAACAAACACCAAGCATTAGGAGAACGACGTGTTGGACTAGGTGTAATGGGTCTTCATGATCTGCTTATTTATTGTGAAACGGAATATGGTTCTGAAGCAGGCAATATGCTGGTAGATAAAGTGTTTGAAACGATCGCTGAAACAGCGTACCGCACATCTGTTAAGCTTGCAGAAGAAAAGGGTAGTTTCCCATTCTTAACAAGTGAAAGTGATACAGAAGAAGCAGAGCTGCGTAATCGGTTTATCAATACAGGCTTTATGAAAAAAATGCCTGAAGATATCCGTGACAGCATTCTTGAACATGGAATTCGGAATTCCCATTTATTAACGGTTGCCCCTACAGGCAGTACCGGAACAATGGTTGGTGTTTCAACAGGTCTTGAGCCATACTTCTCCTTTACGTATTTCCGCAGCGGCCGCTTAGGAAAATTCATTGAAGTAAAAGCAGATATTGTTCAAGAATACTTGGATCAACATCCAGAAACAGATCCTAATAAGCTTCCTGAATGGTTCGTATCTTCAATGGAATTATCACCAGAAGCACATGCTGATGTTCAATGTATCATTCAACGCTGGATTGACAGTTCTATTAGTAAAACGGTTAATGCGCCAAAGGGCTATACCGTAGAACAAGTTGAACAGGTATACCAGCGTCTATACAAAGGCGGAGCGAAAGGCGGTACTGTCTATGTAGATGGTAGCCGTGACAGTCAGGTGCTGACGTTAAAAGCAGAAGAAAATGTTTTCTCTGATACAAAGGAAGAGTCTGTAGTTGAAGAAAAGAAAAAAGTTGTCCTTGTCGATACGATTAATGAATTACGTTCTACTAATGTGACAATTGGTTCTGAAGTCGGCAATACCTGCCCAGTCTGCCGCAAAGGCGAGATTAAAGAAATGGGCGGCTGTAATACATGTACTAATTGCGGCGCACAGCTTAAATGCGGCTTGTAA